A single window of Mycolicibacterium aurum DNA harbors:
- a CDS encoding NUDIX hydrolase, with translation MSDGEQAKPRRRRGRRRGRRAAGPPETGSDQPAAHRQQTPHSTTGDQSGSTPKPQKSRTRRPTERLRTVHETSAGGLVIDGLDGPKGDQVAALIGRVDRRGRMLWSLPKGHIEMGETAEQTAIREVAEETGIQGDVLAALGSIDYWFVTEGRRVHKTVHHYLMRFLGGELSDEDVEVTEVAWVPLNELPSRLAYADERKLAEVADELIDKLHTDGPAALPPLPHTTPRRRGQTHSHTRRHRPDPTAQPQPGRRTNGCGQGP, from the coding sequence GTGTCGGACGGCGAGCAGGCCAAACCACGACGACGCCGAGGGCGGCGCCGTGGCCGACGCGCGGCAGGTCCCCCGGAGACGGGGTCCGACCAGCCCGCCGCCCACCGGCAACAGACGCCCCACAGCACGACCGGTGACCAGTCCGGTTCGACTCCGAAACCGCAGAAGTCCCGGACCCGGCGACCCACCGAGCGTCTGCGCACGGTGCACGAGACATCCGCAGGAGGCCTGGTCATCGACGGGCTCGACGGCCCGAAGGGCGACCAGGTGGCTGCGTTGATCGGACGCGTCGACCGGCGCGGACGGATGCTGTGGTCGCTGCCGAAGGGCCACATCGAGATGGGCGAGACGGCCGAGCAGACCGCCATCCGCGAAGTGGCCGAGGAAACCGGCATCCAGGGAGATGTGCTGGCCGCGCTGGGCAGCATCGACTACTGGTTCGTGACCGAGGGCAGGCGGGTGCACAAGACCGTGCACCATTACCTGATGCGATTCCTCGGCGGTGAGCTGTCCGACGAGGACGTCGAGGTGACCGAGGTGGCCTGGGTGCCCCTCAACGAGCTGCCGTCGCGGCTGGCGTACGCCGACGAACGCAAGCTCGCCGAGGTCGCCGACGAGCTGATCGACAAGCTGCACACCGACGGCCCCGCAGCCCTGCCGCCCCTGCCGCACACCACACCGCGCCGGCGCGGACAGACCCACTCCCACACCCGCAGACACAGGCCCGACCCCACCGCGCAACCTCAGCCAGGCCGGCGGACGAACGGCTGCGGTCAAGGACCGTGA
- a CDS encoding NAD(P)H-binding protein, with translation MIVITAPTGNIGRHLLTRLLESAPANRRGLRVIVRDPERLPDVVREQVEVIIGSHGDARILHRAFEGADAVFWLVPPDSSLPPHEGYSGFTRPAAQAFAARGVGHVVGISALGRGTAVADRAGLVTASLAMDNLIAEAGVAYRALANPSFFENLLEETDSIRQRGVFTDVAAGERKAPLVAVADIAAVAAELLLDRSWTGIDSIPILGPQDLSPNDLARIMTEQLGFPVRYERQPFEELHAELVGYGLNEAFVQGVVDMKRAKEEGLDSGVERTRDTASPTTFDQWCAQTLKPAVLS, from the coding sequence ATGATCGTCATCACCGCCCCTACCGGGAACATCGGCAGGCACCTGCTCACCCGTCTCCTGGAGTCCGCGCCCGCCAACAGACGAGGGCTGCGAGTCATCGTGCGCGATCCGGAGCGGCTGCCGGACGTTGTCCGCGAACAGGTCGAGGTGATCATTGGCTCACACGGTGACGCCCGGATCCTTCACCGGGCCTTCGAGGGCGCGGATGCCGTCTTCTGGCTCGTTCCTCCGGACTCCTCTCTGCCGCCGCACGAGGGCTACAGCGGCTTTACCCGTCCGGCAGCGCAGGCGTTCGCGGCACGAGGCGTCGGTCACGTCGTCGGGATATCCGCACTCGGCCGCGGTACTGCCGTCGCCGATCGCGCCGGTTTGGTCACGGCCTCTCTGGCGATGGACAACCTCATTGCCGAAGCCGGCGTTGCCTACCGCGCCTTGGCCAACCCGTCATTCTTCGAGAACTTGCTGGAGGAGACAGACTCGATTCGTCAACGAGGCGTGTTCACGGATGTTGCTGCCGGCGAACGCAAAGCACCCCTCGTTGCCGTCGCCGACATCGCAGCCGTCGCCGCCGAACTGCTCTTAGACCGCTCGTGGACAGGCATCGACAGCATCCCCATTCTCGGGCCGCAGGACTTGTCGCCCAACGATCTGGCCCGCATCATGACCGAACAGCTCGGTTTCCCTGTTCGCTACGAACGCCAGCCGTTTGAAGAGTTGCATGCGGAACTCGTCGGCTACGGGCTCAACGAGGCGTTCGTCCAGGGAGTCGTCGACATGAAGCGGGCCAAAGAGGAGGGTCTTGACTCCGGAGTGGAACGGACCCGGGACACTGCATCCCCCACCACTTTCGATCAGTGGTGCGCCCAGACCCTCAAGCCGGCGGTCCTGTCCTGA
- a CDS encoding darcynin family protein has translation MPAAEGSDQMVTAFMLVKTTPEWLALTVPQRVRAITTQVLPAIEARTTGVRSRFYDTEFYSARITDVWVWEAESHHAYQLLIDALRETPFWDRYFEVVELLVGVENGYARTYGLEPFASIMT, from the coding sequence ATGCCCGCCGCCGAAGGCAGTGACCAGATGGTCACGGCGTTCATGCTCGTCAAGACCACACCGGAATGGCTCGCTCTCACCGTCCCCCAACGCGTGCGGGCTATCACGACGCAGGTTCTGCCCGCGATAGAGGCTAGGACGACCGGCGTGCGGTCACGCTTCTACGACACCGAGTTCTACTCCGCACGGATCACCGACGTCTGGGTATGGGAAGCGGAAAGTCACCACGCCTATCAGCTCCTCATCGATGCGCTGCGCGAAACTCCGTTCTGGGACCGGTATTTCGAGGTTGTCGAGCTGCTCGTCGGAGTCGAGAATGGCTATGCCAGGACATACGGCTTGGAGCCCTTTGCTTCCATCATGACCTGA
- a CDS encoding DUF6049 family protein produces MTRPARLLVAVVALLLAVAPAAVAPIAGAQPPAVPFLRVHIDSITPDLVTTTSNQLVSVSGTIDNVGDRPVRDVVVRLERGPAAETSTALRTDLAGNVDQYQPVADFITVAPELARGQKVPFRLSYPLRSPMGASLRIDSPGVYPLMVNVNGTPDYGAAARLDDSRFLLPVVGVPPLEGPDGEDTSGGALDSAVPPDTTRPVGITMFWPLADRPRLAAGAPGGTTPVRLIDDDLATSLGPGGRLDTMLTAVDFATSPDVDPGGDLTRALCLAVDPDLLVTVNAMTTGYVVNDAADAGPGTPTHPGAGQQAAIDWLARLKTLALRMCVAPTTYAQADLDALNRVADPGLSSIATTGAGAIVDQILGIAATRGVSLVGDGPLTAAAVQLLSGRGPTVAIAAANLVGPGDGTGETAGSADTAPVRYSPNVVAAPFDPAVGAALAGMGPTPESPSYLDPSLDFAVKQDSAAARRQDALGALLWRSLAPDIEPRTQIVMPPLMWNLTPEDAQTVLTAVSTSIRSGLATPRPLAALLFEANSAAPGAPVPDGQLGNPRGRFDNGVVTGIAGATGRLWGLTAALTSDERTGLTGTQYTAPLREDLLRALSLSIPPDARNGLAQQRLTTVGRTVEDLFNAVTIVNPGGSYTLATERSPLPLALRNDLPVPIRVRLDIDAPPGMSVTDMGEIVLPPGFLPLKVPIEVHFTQRVAVDVALRTADGLPLGEPVRLSVHSNAYGKVLFIITLSAGAVLVLLVGRRLWHRFRRQPDRADLDRPDPIEVALAYREDEPAHNAKSRAGSGRSADDA; encoded by the coding sequence GTGACGCGGCCCGCGCGCCTGCTCGTCGCGGTGGTCGCACTGCTGCTCGCGGTCGCGCCTGCCGCCGTCGCCCCCATCGCCGGCGCCCAACCCCCGGCCGTCCCGTTCCTGCGGGTGCACATCGACAGCATCACCCCTGATCTCGTCACCACCACCAGCAACCAGCTGGTGAGCGTCAGCGGCACCATCGACAACGTCGGTGACCGACCCGTGCGCGACGTCGTCGTCCGCCTCGAACGCGGCCCGGCAGCCGAGACGTCGACCGCGCTGCGCACCGACCTCGCCGGCAACGTCGACCAGTACCAACCCGTCGCCGACTTCATCACCGTTGCACCGGAACTCGCCCGCGGACAAAAGGTTCCGTTCCGGCTGTCCTATCCCCTGCGGTCGCCGATGGGCGCGTCCCTGCGGATCGACAGCCCGGGCGTCTACCCGCTGATGGTCAACGTCAACGGCACACCCGACTACGGTGCCGCGGCGCGTCTCGACGACTCCCGGTTCCTGCTGCCCGTCGTCGGGGTCCCCCCGCTGGAGGGACCGGACGGTGAGGACACCTCCGGCGGAGCACTGGACTCGGCCGTTCCGCCCGACACCACCCGCCCCGTCGGGATCACCATGTTCTGGCCGCTGGCCGACCGGCCCCGGCTGGCCGCGGGGGCCCCCGGCGGCACCACCCCCGTTCGGCTCATCGACGACGACCTGGCGACCTCACTCGGTCCCGGCGGGCGCCTCGACACGATGCTCACCGCCGTCGACTTCGCGACCAGCCCCGACGTCGACCCCGGCGGGGATCTGACCCGCGCGCTGTGTCTTGCCGTCGACCCCGATCTCCTCGTCACCGTCAACGCGATGACCACCGGCTACGTCGTCAACGACGCCGCCGACGCCGGACCGGGCACCCCCACCCATCCGGGCGCCGGGCAGCAGGCCGCGATCGACTGGCTGGCGCGGCTGAAGACGCTGGCCCTGCGGATGTGCGTCGCGCCGACCACCTACGCGCAGGCCGACCTCGACGCGCTGAACAGGGTCGCCGATCCCGGTCTGTCGTCGATCGCCACCACCGGCGCGGGTGCGATCGTGGACCAGATTCTCGGCATCGCCGCCACCCGCGGGGTAAGCCTGGTCGGCGACGGCCCGCTGACCGCCGCCGCGGTACAGCTGCTGTCCGGCCGCGGCCCCACCGTCGCGATCGCCGCGGCCAATCTGGTCGGTCCAGGCGACGGCACCGGCGAAACCGCCGGTTCGGCGGACACGGCGCCCGTGCGCTACAGCCCCAACGTGGTCGCCGCGCCGTTCGATCCCGCCGTCGGCGCCGCACTCGCCGGCATGGGACCCACCCCGGAGTCGCCGTCGTACCTGGACCCGTCCCTGGACTTCGCGGTGAAGCAGGACTCCGCCGCGGCCCGGCGCCAAGACGCGCTCGGTGCGCTGCTGTGGCGCAGTCTCGCGCCCGACATCGAACCACGCACGCAGATCGTGATGCCGCCGCTGATGTGGAACCTCACACCGGAGGACGCGCAGACGGTCCTCACCGCGGTGTCCACCAGCATCAGGTCCGGCCTGGCGACTCCGCGGCCACTGGCGGCGCTGCTGTTCGAAGCCAACAGCGCAGCGCCGGGGGCGCCCGTGCCGGACGGCCAGCTCGGCAACCCGAGGGGGCGGTTCGACAACGGCGTCGTCACGGGGATCGCCGGGGCCACCGGCCGGTTGTGGGGGCTGACCGCGGCGCTGACCAGCGACGAGCGGACCGGGCTCACCGGCACGCAGTACACGGCCCCGCTGCGGGAGGATCTGTTGCGCGCGCTGAGCCTGTCGATTCCCCCCGACGCCCGCAACGGACTGGCCCAGCAGCGACTGACGACGGTGGGGCGGACGGTGGAAGACCTGTTCAACGCCGTCACCATCGTCAACCCGGGCGGCTCCTACACGTTGGCGACCGAGCGCAGCCCGCTCCCGCTGGCGCTGCGCAACGACCTTCCGGTGCCGATCCGCGTGCGGCTGGACATCGACGCGCCCCCGGGGATGTCGGTGACCGATATGGGCGAGATCGTGCTGCCGCCGGGCTTCCTCCCCCTCAAGGTTCCGATCGAGGTGCACTTCACGCAGCGCGTCGCCGTGGACGTGGCGCTGCGTACGGCCGACGGGTTGCCGCTGGGTGAGCCGGTCCGCCTGTCGGTGCATTCCAACGCCTACGGCAAGGTGCTGTTCATCATCACGTTGTCGGCCGGCGCGGTGCTGGTCCTGCTCGTCGGCCGTCGCCTCTGGCACCGGTTCCGCCGCCAGCCCGACCGGGCCGACCTGGATCGTCCCGACCCCATCGAGGTGGCGCTGGCCTATCGCGAGGACGAGCCCGCCCACAACGCCAAGAGCCGCGCCGGTAGCGGACGGAGCGCCGACGATGCGTGA
- a CDS encoding CCA tRNA nucleotidyltransferase, with translation MPDPRRDSATDAELLGAAQVSLNRHSEVLRGLGQVFADNGHELYLVGGSVRDALLGRLDTDLDFTTDARPDQMLRFLRGWGDALWDTGIEFGTLGVGKGDDRLEITTFRADTYDQVSRNPEVRFGDNLADDLVRRDFTVNAMAVRIDPDQPAGLGEFLDPLAGLAALRDGVLDTPAAPEMSFGDDPLRMLRAARFVSQLGFTVSPRVRQALQDMAGQLSRITAERVAAELDKLLLGADPVAGLDLMVETGLGDVVLPEIGAMRMAIDEHHQHKDVYQHSLTVLRQAMDLEGSGGGSAEGGPDLVLRWAALLHDIGKPATRRHEPDGGVSFHHHEVVGAKMTRKRLRELKYSKQMIADVSQLVYLHLRFHGYGDGRWTDSAVRRYVTDAGPLLGRLHKLVRADCTTRNKRRAARLQANYDDLERRIEELAAKEDLARVRPDIDGNEIMRILGIPPGPLVGKAWNHLKELRLDRGPLDHDEAVAELRKWWNEFGTPSV, from the coding sequence GTGCCAGACCCTCGCCGTGACAGCGCCACCGATGCCGAGCTCCTCGGTGCTGCGCAGGTGTCGCTGAATCGGCACAGCGAGGTGTTGCGGGGGCTGGGCCAGGTGTTCGCCGACAACGGTCACGAGCTGTATCTGGTCGGTGGCAGCGTGCGCGACGCCCTCCTCGGCCGGCTGGACACCGATCTCGATTTCACCACCGACGCGCGTCCGGACCAGATGCTGCGGTTCCTGCGCGGCTGGGGCGATGCGCTGTGGGACACCGGCATCGAGTTCGGCACCCTCGGTGTCGGCAAGGGTGACGATCGGCTGGAGATCACGACGTTCCGCGCCGATACCTATGACCAGGTGTCGCGCAATCCGGAGGTGCGGTTCGGCGACAACCTGGCCGACGATCTGGTGCGCCGCGACTTCACCGTGAACGCGATGGCCGTGCGGATCGACCCCGACCAGCCGGCAGGTCTCGGCGAGTTCCTGGATCCGCTGGCGGGCCTGGCGGCGCTGCGCGACGGTGTCCTCGACACCCCGGCAGCCCCGGAGATGTCGTTCGGCGACGATCCGCTGCGGATGCTGCGGGCCGCCCGGTTCGTCTCGCAGCTCGGCTTCACGGTGTCGCCGCGGGTGCGGCAGGCGCTGCAGGACATGGCCGGCCAGCTGTCGCGGATCACCGCCGAACGGGTGGCCGCCGAGCTGGACAAGCTGCTGCTGGGCGCCGACCCGGTGGCCGGCCTGGACCTGATGGTGGAGACCGGACTCGGTGACGTGGTGCTGCCGGAGATCGGCGCGATGCGGATGGCCATCGACGAACACCACCAGCACAAAGACGTCTATCAACATTCGCTGACCGTGCTGCGGCAGGCGATGGACCTCGAGGGGTCCGGCGGGGGGAGCGCCGAAGGGGGTCCCGATCTGGTGTTGCGGTGGGCCGCGCTGCTGCACGACATCGGCAAGCCGGCCACCCGCAGGCACGAGCCCGACGGCGGCGTGAGCTTCCACCACCACGAGGTGGTCGGCGCGAAGATGACGCGCAAACGGCTGCGCGAGCTCAAGTACTCCAAGCAGATGATCGCCGACGTGTCGCAGCTGGTGTACCTGCACCTGCGGTTCCACGGCTACGGCGACGGCCGGTGGACCGACTCGGCGGTACGCCGCTACGTGACCGACGCCGGACCGCTGCTGGGGCGGCTGCACAAGCTGGTGCGTGCCGACTGCACCACCCGCAACAAGCGGCGCGCCGCCCGGCTGCAGGCCAACTACGACGACCTGGAGCGGCGCATCGAGGAGCTCGCCGCCAAGGAGGACCTGGCCCGGGTGCGCCCCGACATCGACGGGAACGAGATCATGCGCATCCTCGGGATTCCGCCGGGACCGCTGGTCGGCAAGGCGTGGAACCACCTCAAGGAACTGCGCCTGGACCGTGGCCCGCTGGATCATGACGAGGCGGTCGCCGAATTGCGGAAATGGTGGAACGAGTTCGGCACGCCCAGCGTCTGA
- the murJ gene encoding murein biosynthesis integral membrane protein MurJ: MRDARTPRRPAVPPPPPPSAPPSAPPAPPSARPEMSDSAVVSRSWGMALATLVSRLTGFLRIVALAAILGAALSSAFTVANQLPNMIAALVLEATFTAIFVPVLARAERDDPDGGAAFIRRLLTLATALLLAVTIISTVAAPLLADLMLGSEPLVSRPLTTAFAYLLLPQIIFYGLSSVFMAILNTRNIFGPPAWAPVVNNIVAILTLLLYVLVPGELSLDPVKMGDAKLLVLGIGTTLGVVAQAAVLFVAIRREKVSLRPLWGIDDRLKKFGMMALAMVLYVLVSQVGFIVGNQVAAGAAASGPAIYNYTWLILQLPFGIVGVTVLTVVMPRLSRNAASGDGHAVLGDLSLATRLTMLTLIPIVAMMTVGGPAIGSALFSYGNFGAVDAGYLGMAITLSAFTLIPYTMVLLQLRVFYARQEPWTPIVLIVVITVVKVAASLASPHLTDDPQLVAGYLGLANGLGFLAGATVGYLLLRARLDPPGGRLLGHDVVRTILVTITASLTAGLIAHVVDQLLGLEELTTLWGAGGSLLRLLALGVVMVPIIVGILLAAKVPDAHAAFAAVRRRLGRGTQTPVPSVRAIPPRPLTYADQRNQSPLRRRQLPGSGARGPSGERADDGRRGGSTVSDKPTSGSSPEADSTATTRIAQPSASDVTSKPSPDDFQPDVPEYDIPNHDIPNHDAAPAPDPDDSATTAMPAARSPQPDSSARPPADYMGDPTREALAFDPPREPAIETATATEDTHLIPGATIVRGRYRLLVPHGGPAHLKFWQALDTALDRQVALTFVDPDGTLPAQQVQDILDRTQRLSRIDMPGVARVLDVLSIGTGGLVVSEWIRGGSLAEVAETNPSPIGGARAIQSLAAAAEVAHRNGVALSVDHPSRIRVSIDGDVALAFPATLPDGSPDDDIRGIGAALYALLVNRWPLPETGEPSGLAPAELDAAGEPVEPKTVDRDIPFQISAAAARAVQEGGGIRSAPTLLNLLQQATAIADRTDHIAPVDDPSPAAGGSDWQTDPDPDAAARRRRGLIIGLSVAGAIAVVAVVLLATVLSRIFGDVGNGLGGDELGLNSPSASSTEEPSSAGTVIKPVRATVFSPEGEADAPDLAGLAIDGNQSTVWPIDTYSDPVPFPNFKNGVGLMLQLSEPATIGSVTINLNSTGTSVQIRSSTSATPSSLDSTTALTPPTPLKPGSNTIEVPDAEPTSNVLVWVSTLGQVNGQSRSDIAEITLNAAS, translated from the coding sequence ATGCGTGACGCCCGCACCCCCCGCAGGCCGGCGGTACCTCCCCCGCCGCCGCCCTCGGCACCACCGTCCGCACCGCCGGCACCGCCGTCGGCCCGGCCCGAGATGTCGGACTCCGCCGTGGTGTCGCGGTCCTGGGGAATGGCGCTGGCCACCCTGGTCAGCAGGCTGACCGGATTCCTGCGCATCGTTGCGCTCGCGGCGATCCTCGGCGCGGCGCTGTCGAGTGCCTTCACCGTGGCCAACCAGTTGCCGAACATGATCGCCGCGCTGGTGCTGGAGGCGACCTTCACCGCCATCTTCGTACCGGTGCTGGCCCGCGCCGAGCGCGACGATCCCGACGGCGGAGCCGCCTTCATCCGACGGCTCCTGACGCTGGCGACCGCACTCCTTCTGGCCGTCACGATCATCTCGACGGTGGCCGCCCCGCTGCTCGCCGACCTGATGCTGGGATCGGAGCCTCTGGTCAGCCGCCCCCTGACCACCGCGTTCGCGTACCTGCTCCTGCCGCAGATCATCTTCTACGGGCTGTCGTCGGTGTTCATGGCAATCCTGAACACCCGCAACATCTTCGGGCCGCCCGCCTGGGCGCCCGTCGTCAACAACATCGTGGCCATCCTCACGCTCTTGCTGTATGTGCTTGTCCCGGGCGAACTTTCGCTCGACCCCGTCAAGATGGGCGACGCCAAGCTGCTGGTGCTCGGCATCGGCACCACCCTCGGTGTGGTGGCACAGGCGGCGGTCCTGTTCGTGGCGATCCGCCGCGAGAAGGTCAGCCTGCGACCGCTGTGGGGCATCGACGACCGTCTCAAGAAGTTCGGCATGATGGCGCTGGCGATGGTGCTCTACGTGCTGGTCAGCCAGGTCGGATTCATCGTCGGCAACCAGGTCGCCGCCGGCGCGGCCGCCTCTGGGCCCGCCATCTACAACTACACCTGGCTGATCCTGCAGCTGCCGTTCGGCATCGTCGGTGTCACCGTGCTGACGGTCGTCATGCCCCGGTTGTCACGCAACGCGGCCTCCGGCGACGGCCATGCGGTGCTGGGCGACCTGTCGCTGGCGACGCGGCTGACCATGCTGACGCTCATCCCGATCGTGGCCATGATGACCGTCGGCGGACCCGCCATCGGCAGTGCGCTGTTCTCCTACGGCAACTTCGGCGCCGTCGACGCCGGCTACCTCGGCATGGCCATCACGCTGTCGGCGTTCACGCTCATCCCCTACACGATGGTGCTGCTGCAGCTGCGGGTGTTCTACGCCCGCCAGGAGCCGTGGACCCCCATCGTGCTGATCGTCGTCATCACCGTCGTCAAGGTCGCGGCCTCGCTGGCCTCCCCCCATCTGACCGACGACCCACAGCTGGTGGCCGGCTACCTCGGCCTGGCCAACGGCCTCGGCTTTCTCGCCGGCGCCACGGTCGGCTATCTGCTGCTGCGGGCGCGCCTCGATCCGCCCGGTGGACGCTTGCTCGGCCACGACGTCGTCCGCACCATCCTGGTGACCATCACCGCGTCGCTGACGGCCGGCCTGATCGCCCACGTCGTGGACCAGCTCCTCGGCCTGGAGGAGCTGACGACGCTCTGGGGTGCCGGCGGTTCGCTGCTGCGCCTGCTCGCGCTCGGCGTCGTGATGGTGCCGATCATCGTCGGAATCCTGCTCGCGGCGAAGGTCCCCGACGCCCACGCCGCGTTTGCCGCAGTGCGTCGGCGCCTCGGGCGCGGGACGCAGACACCCGTGCCGTCCGTCCGGGCCATACCGCCGCGACCCCTCACGTACGCTGATCAGAGAAATCAGTCCCCGTTACGCCGGCGTCAGCTTCCTGGATCCGGAGCACGGGGGCCATCGGGCGAACGTGCCGACGACGGGAGGCGGGGAGGATCCACGGTGAGCGACAAACCCACAAGCGGATCGTCACCGGAGGCGGACTCCACAGCCACCACCCGGATCGCCCAGCCGTCTGCATCTGACGTGACGTCCAAGCCGTCGCCAGACGACTTCCAGCCAGACGTCCCCGAGTACGACATCCCGAACCACGACATCCCCAACCACGATGCCGCACCGGCCCCGGACCCCGACGACTCCGCGACCACCGCCATGCCGGCCGCCCGATCTCCGCAGCCGGATTCTTCGGCCCGACCGCCGGCCGACTACATGGGTGACCCGACCCGCGAGGCGCTCGCCTTCGACCCGCCCCGGGAACCGGCCATCGAGACGGCGACCGCCACCGAGGACACCCACCTCATTCCCGGTGCCACGATCGTGCGCGGCCGCTACCGTCTGCTCGTCCCGCACGGCGGGCCCGCCCACCTGAAGTTCTGGCAGGCCCTCGACACGGCGCTGGACCGCCAGGTCGCGCTCACCTTCGTCGACCCCGACGGCACACTGCCCGCACAACAGGTCCAGGACATCCTGGATCGCACCCAGCGGCTCAGCCGGATCGACATGCCCGGTGTGGCGCGCGTGCTCGACGTCCTCAGCATCGGTACCGGTGGCCTCGTGGTGTCCGAATGGATCCGCGGCGGCTCGCTCGCCGAGGTCGCCGAAACCAACCCGTCGCCGATCGGCGGCGCGCGGGCCATCCAGTCACTGGCCGCCGCCGCCGAAGTGGCCCACCGCAACGGGGTGGCCCTCTCGGTGGACCACCCCAGCCGGATCCGGGTCAGCATCGACGGCGACGTCGCGCTGGCGTTCCCGGCCACGCTGCCCGACGGTTCCCCCGACGACGACATCCGCGGCATCGGCGCGGCGCTGTATGCGTTGCTGGTCAATCGGTGGCCGCTGCCGGAGACCGGCGAACCCAGCGGGCTGGCCCCCGCCGAACTCGACGCCGCAGGCGAACCCGTCGAACCCAAGACCGTCGACCGCGACATCCCGTTCCAGATCTCGGCGGCCGCGGCGCGCGCCGTCCAGGAGGGCGGGGGCATCCGCAGCGCGCCCACCCTGCTGAACCTGCTGCAGCAGGCCACCGCGATCGCCGACCGCACCGACCACATCGCGCCCGTCGACGACCCCTCCCCCGCGGCCGGTGGGAGCGACTGGCAGACCGATCCCGACCCGGACGCCGCCGCGCGGCGGCGTAGGGGCCTCATCATCGGCCTCAGCGTGGCCGGTGCGATCGCCGTCGTCGCCGTCGTCCTGTTGGCGACGGTGCTCAGCCGCATCTTCGGTGACGTCGGGAACGGACTCGGCGGCGACGAGCTCGGCCTCAACTCGCCCTCGGCATCGTCGACGGAAGAACCCAGCAGTGCCGGCACCGTCATCAAACCGGTACGCGCCACGGTCTTCTCGCCGGAAGGGGAAGCCGACGCCCCCGATCTCGCCGGGCTTGCCATCGACGGGAACCAGAGCACGGTATGGCCCATCGACACCTACAGCGATCCGGTGCCCTTCCCGAACTTCAAGAACGGCGTCGGCCTGATGCTCCAGCTGTCCGAGCCGGCCACTATCGGCTCGGTGACGATCAACCTCAACAGCACCGGGACGTCGGTGCAGATCCGGTCCTCGACCTCCGCGACGCCGTCGTCGCTCGACAGCACGACCGCCTTGACGCCGCCGACTCCGCTGAAGCCCGGATCCAACACGATCGAGGTGCCCGACGCGGAGCCGACGTCGAACGTGTTGGTGTGGGTATCGACGCTCGGTCAGGTCAACGGCCAAAGCCGTTCGGACATCGCGGAAATCACGCTCAACGCCGCGTCCTGA